Proteins from one Hoplias malabaricus isolate fHopMal1 chromosome 2, fHopMal1.hap1, whole genome shotgun sequence genomic window:
- the ier5l gene encoding immediate early response gene 5-like protein has product MMSAAECAVDAQSLISISLRKIHNSRTQRGGIKLHKNLLVSYVLRNARQVYMNEKYAEIYRMQQYEEVMTVCNEIQELDPLDVAADECEDAEQQCCEPPPPPSLCKASEPLFYRSCCAEGYTQPPPPSCDFSPAHCNKTTVLDLDTHVVTTVENGCLHQDCCTPLQPCTSSPAKKRKVSDYSSGCCYYAPESEDISSVELAPCKRAKLDDCCSDCLDTANISNLISIFGSGFSGLVSRQQADLEHTLNGQFCSKQALASLGAWTRAIVAF; this is encoded by the coding sequence ATGATGAGTGCGGCGGAGTGCGCTGTGGACGCGCAGAGCCTCATCTCCATCTCCCTGCGCAAGATCCACAACTCGCGGACGCAACGCGGCGGCATCAAGCTACACAAGAACCTGCTAGTGTCGTATGTGTTGAGGAACGCGCGGCAGGTTTATATGAACGAGAAGTACGCTGAGATCTACCGCATGCAACAGTACGAGGAGGTGATGACCGTATGCAACGAGATCCAGGAGCTCGACCCGCTCGACGTGGCCGCGGACGAGTGCGAGGACGCGGAGCAGCAGTGCTGTGAGCCGCCCCCGCCTCCGAGCTTGTGCAAGGCGTCGGAGCCCCTGTTCTACCGAAGCTGCTGCGCGGAGGGTTACACACAGCCACCGCCGCCGTCCTGCGACTTCTCGCCGGCGCACTGTAACAAGACGACCGTGCTAGACCTGGACACGCACGTCGTAACGACGGTGGAGAACGGCTGCCTGCACCAGGACTGCTGCACGCCACTGCAGCCGTGCACCAGCAGCCCGGCAAAGAAGCGCAAAGTGTCGGACTACAGTAGCGGCTGCTGCTACTATGCGCCCGAGTCGGAGGACATTTCTTCAGTCGAACTCGCGCCGTGCAAGCGCGCAAAGCTCGACGACTGCTGCTCGGACTGCCTGGACACGGCCAACATCTCCAACCTAATCTCCATCTTCGGCTCTGGCTTCTCGGGGCTGGTGAGCCGGCAGCAGGCAGACTTGGAGCATACGCTCAACGGACAGTTTTGCAGCAAGCAAGCGCTGGCCAGCTTAGGCGCCTGGACGAGAGCCATCGTAGCTTTTTGA